The proteins below are encoded in one region of Nocardioides marmorisolisilvae:
- a CDS encoding ABC transporter ATP-binding protein, which produces MTGLAISTQRLVHIYRTEGHDVAALSGVDLDVAAGEVVGLLGPSGAGKSTLLSLLGGLFRPSAGKIFVGADELSSVSASRLDELRAAHVALMLQGAGRNLLPYLTARDNVAFAQDGARRAGVAVPGVGEVLGHVGLDAEADLPLEQLTPGHQQLAALAVCVATAPGVLLADEPTSQLDHEAADRVLATIGRINRELGTTVVLVTHNPDVAARLPRTVTIRDGKIGGEGRSGEEYAVVSADGFLPLPAHALADLPPGTLLRFHKERDVYQLLVEQAGNEQDRNEEDR; this is translated from the coding sequence GTGACAGGCCTCGCGATCTCGACCCAGCGCCTGGTGCACATCTATCGCACCGAGGGCCACGACGTCGCGGCCCTGTCCGGCGTCGACCTCGACGTGGCCGCCGGCGAGGTCGTGGGCCTCCTCGGACCGTCGGGAGCCGGCAAGTCGACCCTGCTGAGCCTGCTCGGCGGTCTCTTCCGGCCCAGCGCGGGCAAGATCTTCGTGGGCGCCGACGAGCTCTCCTCGGTCTCCGCGAGCCGGCTCGACGAGCTCCGCGCGGCCCACGTCGCGCTGATGTTGCAGGGAGCCGGGCGCAACCTGCTGCCCTACCTCACTGCTCGCGACAACGTCGCCTTCGCCCAGGACGGGGCCCGGCGAGCCGGTGTCGCCGTACCCGGGGTCGGAGAGGTCCTCGGCCACGTGGGTCTCGACGCCGAGGCCGATCTGCCGCTGGAGCAGCTCACCCCGGGCCACCAGCAGCTCGCCGCGCTCGCGGTGTGCGTCGCGACCGCGCCCGGTGTGCTCCTCGCCGACGAGCCCACCAGCCAGCTCGACCACGAGGCGGCCGACCGGGTCCTGGCGACCATCGGCAGGATCAACCGCGAACTCGGCACCACGGTGGTGCTGGTCACCCACAACCCCGACGTCGCCGCGCGGCTGCCGCGCACGGTCACGATCCGCGACGGCAAGATCGGTGGCGAGGGACGCAGCGGCGAGGAGTACGCCGTGGTGTCCGCGGACGGGTTCCTGCCGCTGCCGGCCCACGCCCTGGCCGACCTGCCACCCGGGACCCTGCTGCGGTTCCACAAGGAGCGCGACGTCTACCAGCTGCTCGTGGAGCAGGCCGGGAACGAGCAGGACCGGAACGAGGAGGATCGGTGA
- a CDS encoding ATP-binding cassette domain-containing protein — protein MNGPVNGPAGGVLRADGLEVRYGDLVAVAALDLVVAPGQFLAVTGPSGAGKSSLLWALGGALRPSAGGVRLADQPVTDRATAAEHGLVLVPQGNGLATSLTATENVLVPLLVHGTAPADAARRTAEALALVGLEDSGGHLVEELSGGQQQRVALARAFAARARVLLADEPTSDLDAGNRVKMVTALRAEAERGSIVVMSTHDPEAAAECDGELALDEGQAQWVRRLDRVPTDRAPGHGAPGHGALGHTDA, from the coding sequence GTGAACGGGCCGGTGAACGGGCCAGCGGGCGGTGTGCTCCGCGCCGACGGGCTCGAGGTCCGCTACGGCGACCTGGTGGCGGTGGCGGCACTCGACCTAGTCGTCGCTCCGGGCCAGTTCTTGGCCGTCACCGGGCCCTCGGGCGCCGGGAAGTCGTCACTGCTGTGGGCGCTCGGCGGAGCCCTTCGACCGAGCGCCGGCGGGGTGCGCCTCGCGGACCAGCCGGTCACGGACCGGGCCACTGCCGCTGAGCACGGACTGGTGCTGGTGCCCCAGGGCAACGGGCTGGCGACGTCCCTGACCGCGACCGAGAACGTGCTGGTGCCGCTGCTGGTCCACGGGACCGCACCGGCGGACGCAGCCCGGCGTACTGCCGAGGCGCTGGCGCTGGTCGGACTGGAAGACTCCGGCGGTCACCTCGTCGAGGAGCTGTCCGGAGGCCAGCAGCAGCGCGTCGCACTGGCCCGGGCGTTCGCAGCACGGGCACGGGTGCTGCTCGCGGACGAGCCCACCAGCGACCTCGACGCCGGCAACCGGGTTAAGATGGTCACCGCGCTGCGCGCCGAGGCCGAGCGCGGGTCGATCGTGGTGATGTCCACCCACGACCCCGAGGCCGCTGCCGAGTGCGACGGCGAACTCGCGCTCGACGAGGGGCAGGCGCAGTGGGTACGCCGACTCGACCGGGTGCCGACGGATCGTGCCCCGGGTCATGGTGCCCCGGGTCATGGTGCGCTGGGTCATACCGACGCCTAG
- a CDS encoding HpcH/HpaI aldolase/citrate lyase family protein, translating into MRTAKDFFAPLAVGAPAPLREIPARPSRAIHFFDPGNPKMAAKVPDMVGTVDVLLGNLEDAVKAENKEIAREGLVRIGQEVDFGPTQFWTRINSLDSPWVLDDLTTLVPAIGDKLDVIMVPKVQGAEDIHYVDRILAQLEARAGLEKPLLIHAILETARGVANIEEICGASPRMQGLSLGPADLAADRRMKTTRVGGPHPGYLVRQDAPRTEDGFAYDAERTTYQQDLYHYTIARMVDACAMHGIYPYWGPFGDIKDTVACEDQFRNAFLLGCVGAWSLHPAQIKIANKVFSPSVEDVTHARRVIAAMGDGTGAVMIDGKMEDDASVKQCQVMVQLAEELAAIDPELKKQYDAIQIDA; encoded by the coding sequence ATGCGCACAGCCAAGGACTTCTTCGCCCCGCTCGCCGTCGGAGCCCCGGCTCCGCTCCGGGAGATCCCCGCCCGGCCCAGCCGCGCCATCCACTTCTTCGACCCCGGCAACCCGAAGATGGCGGCCAAGGTGCCCGACATGGTCGGCACCGTCGACGTACTGCTCGGCAACCTGGAGGACGCGGTCAAGGCCGAGAACAAGGAGATCGCGCGCGAGGGACTGGTCAGGATCGGCCAGGAGGTCGACTTCGGCCCCACGCAGTTCTGGACCCGGATCAACTCCCTCGACAGCCCGTGGGTGCTCGACGACCTGACCACCCTGGTGCCGGCGATCGGTGACAAGCTCGACGTGATCATGGTCCCCAAGGTGCAAGGCGCCGAGGACATCCACTACGTCGACCGGATCCTCGCCCAGCTGGAGGCCCGCGCGGGACTCGAGAAGCCACTGCTGATCCACGCGATCCTGGAGACCGCCCGGGGCGTGGCCAACATCGAGGAGATCTGCGGCGCGTCGCCCCGGATGCAGGGGCTGTCCCTGGGCCCGGCCGACCTGGCGGCCGACCGGCGGATGAAGACCACCCGGGTCGGCGGCCCGCACCCCGGCTACCTGGTCCGCCAGGACGCCCCGCGCACCGAGGATGGCTTCGCCTACGACGCGGAGCGGACGACGTACCAGCAGGACCTCTACCACTACACGATCGCCCGGATGGTCGACGCCTGCGCGATGCACGGCATCTACCCGTACTGGGGACCCTTCGGCGATATCAAGGACACCGTCGCGTGCGAGGACCAGTTCCGCAACGCGTTCCTGCTCGGCTGCGTCGGCGCCTGGTCGCTGCACCCGGCGCAGATCAAGATCGCCAACAAGGTCTTCTCCCCCAGCGTCGAGGACGTCACCCACGCCCGCCGGGTGATCGCGGCGATGGGCGACGGCACCGGCGCCGTGATGATCGACGGCAAGATGGAGGACGACGCGTCGGTCAAGCAGTGCCAGGTGATGGTGCAGCTGGCCGAGGAGCTCGCCGCCATCGACCCCGAGCTGAAGAAGCAGTACGACGCCATCCAGATCGACGCCTGA
- a CDS encoding HpcH/HpaI aldolase/citrate lyase family protein has product MTDFTPLRSVLYMPSSNAKALEKAKTLPIDGVIFDLEDAVAPDAKPAAREAAAAAAASGEYGQRTLTIRVNGIGTAWHDDDLTAAAQAGPDGVVVPKVNTADEVRALVDALERAGAPDHTRLWAMVETPEAIFNVREIAAASDRLAVLVMGTNDLVKELYAEHVPGRAPLLTSLSLAVLAARAAGVAILDGVHNNVKDADGFLAECQQGREMGFDGKTLIHPGQVEAANRAFAPSEQAVEEARGIIQAWEHGQGSGVVTYNGRMIENLHVETAQRTLTLHDAITALG; this is encoded by the coding sequence ATGACCGACTTCACCCCGCTGCGCTCCGTCCTCTACATGCCGTCCTCCAACGCCAAGGCGCTGGAGAAGGCCAAGACCCTTCCGATCGACGGCGTCATCTTCGACCTCGAGGACGCCGTCGCCCCGGACGCCAAGCCGGCCGCCCGCGAGGCCGCCGCCGCTGCGGCCGCCTCGGGTGAGTACGGCCAGCGCACGCTGACCATCCGGGTCAACGGCATCGGCACCGCCTGGCACGACGACGACCTGACCGCTGCCGCGCAGGCCGGGCCGGACGGCGTCGTGGTGCCCAAGGTGAACACGGCCGACGAGGTGCGCGCACTGGTGGACGCGCTCGAGAGGGCCGGCGCCCCGGACCACACCCGACTGTGGGCCATGGTCGAGACACCCGAGGCGATCTTCAACGTCCGCGAGATCGCGGCCGCGTCCGACCGGCTCGCCGTGCTGGTGATGGGCACCAATGACCTGGTCAAGGAGCTCTACGCCGAGCACGTGCCCGGCCGCGCTCCCCTGCTGACCTCGTTGTCCCTGGCCGTCCTGGCCGCTCGCGCCGCCGGGGTGGCGATCCTCGACGGCGTGCACAACAACGTCAAGGACGCCGACGGCTTCCTCGCCGAGTGCCAGCAGGGCCGGGAGATGGGCTTCGACGGCAAGACACTGATCCACCCGGGCCAGGTCGAGGCCGCCAACCGGGCCTTCGCGCCCTCGGAGCAGGCCGTCGAGGAGGCGCGCGGCATCATCCAGGCCTGGGAGCACGGCCAGGGCTCCGGCGTGGTCACCTACAACGGCAGGATGATCGAGAACCTCCATGTCGAGACCGCGCAACGCACCCTCACGCTGCACGACGCGATCACGGCGCTGGGCTGA
- a CDS encoding DUF6636 domain-containing protein, with amino-acid sequence MRRAAIAAGALALAWGLSGCAGSTPTGSVETPITPSASVSTPTPSPTPSASASVSPSPAVTPSSTPTAPSPTASTSATASGEINLSGKHLAGVLSPSGGIACLFTDLPRPAVRCDVQGAHWQGIPPRPKRCEGGYGDSVELGADKPSLQCHSDTVFGAPDQPTLAYGATAVYHRLRCESARTGITCRNAAGHGFSVSREAVGLF; translated from the coding sequence GTGCGACGGGCTGCGATCGCTGCCGGTGCGCTGGCGCTGGCCTGGGGGCTCAGCGGCTGTGCCGGATCCACACCGACCGGATCGGTGGAGACCCCGATCACCCCGTCGGCCTCGGTGAGCACGCCGACCCCCAGCCCCACGCCCTCGGCGTCGGCCTCGGTGAGCCCCTCACCCGCCGTCACGCCGTCGTCCACACCCACGGCGCCTTCGCCGACTGCGTCCACCTCGGCGACGGCGTCGGGCGAGATCAACCTGAGCGGCAAGCATCTGGCCGGGGTGCTCAGCCCGTCCGGCGGCATCGCCTGCCTGTTCACCGACCTGCCTCGACCCGCGGTCCGCTGCGACGTCCAGGGGGCGCACTGGCAGGGCATCCCGCCCCGCCCCAAGCGCTGCGAGGGCGGGTACGGCGACTCCGTCGAGCTCGGCGCGGACAAGCCGTCGCTGCAGTGCCACAGCGACACCGTGTTCGGTGCGCCGGACCAGCCCACACTGGCGTACGGCGCGACGGCCGTCTACCACCGGCTGCGCTGCGAGTCCGCGCGTACCGGCATCACCTGCCGGAACGCGGCCGGCCACGGGTTCAGCGTGTCGCGAGAGGCCGTCGGGCTGTTCTGA
- a CDS encoding type IV toxin-antitoxin system AbiEi family antitoxin domain-containing protein gives MADFLTLDLPAPLLDGPFTRSMAEAVGVRRAGLERMLRHGVLRRMLRGVYVGAHLQDTVVLRGQALALLVGPDCVAVDRTAAWLHGLATIGAVPGTLDVVGRRHRVGPFAARRSLSACDTARVAGVWVTTPLRTACDLARILPPGRALAVLDEVLRHGACTHTELVCELPRQARLAGQRQLRRLVAIADGRSANPAESALRLYWLEAGLPTPVPGLEADRGAGPVRLALAAPDQLFAVVLDEPGPGGAALTAAGWQIVRLARQRVLDGDPALVGRHLVREYHRQLLVRAG, from the coding sequence ATGGCTGACTTCCTGACGCTCGACCTGCCGGCACCGCTGCTCGACGGACCGTTCACGCGGTCGATGGCCGAGGCCGTCGGCGTACGACGTGCTGGCCTCGAGCGGATGCTCCGGCACGGGGTGCTGCGCCGGATGCTGCGCGGGGTGTACGTCGGTGCGCACCTGCAGGACACCGTGGTCCTGCGCGGTCAGGCGCTGGCCCTGCTGGTGGGCCCCGATTGCGTGGCGGTCGATCGGACTGCGGCGTGGCTGCACGGTCTGGCCACGATCGGTGCCGTGCCGGGCACACTCGATGTGGTCGGCCGCCGGCACCGGGTCGGGCCGTTCGCAGCCCGAAGGTCGCTGTCCGCGTGCGACACGGCGAGGGTCGCGGGGGTCTGGGTCACCACCCCGTTGCGCACCGCCTGCGACCTTGCTCGGATCCTGCCCCCGGGCCGGGCGTTGGCGGTGCTCGATGAGGTGCTGCGGCACGGCGCGTGCACCCACACCGAACTGGTCTGCGAGCTTCCGCGCCAGGCTCGCCTCGCCGGGCAGCGCCAGCTGCGCCGGCTCGTCGCGATCGCCGATGGCCGGTCGGCGAACCCGGCGGAGAGCGCCCTACGGCTGTACTGGCTCGAGGCCGGGCTGCCGACCCCGGTGCCCGGGCTCGAGGCGGACCGGGGAGCCGGCCCGGTGCGGCTCGCCCTGGCGGCACCCGACCAGCTGTTCGCGGTGGTCCTCGACGAGCCAGGACCGGGCGGCGCGGCGCTCACGGCCGCGGGCTGGCAGATCGTCCGGCTGGCTCGGCAGCGGGTGCTCGACGGCGATCCCGCACTGGTGGGACGGCATCTCGTCCGCGAGTACCACCGCCAACTGCTCGTGCGGGCGGGCTGA
- a CDS encoding TetR/AcrR family transcriptional regulator: MWPDAPWVVGAADGAAAVPEPTDGADASNDFAERLLRRFLRLCESPRTRSTVLRLVRGSVSGQDAGGGAGGRFYTMLNRTVLSPVARVSGLQTSATRMELVASQLIGLAMMRYVLEVEPVSSLPLDDVVAMMAPAIRATLASPEIRPVD, from the coding sequence ATGTGGCCCGATGCGCCGTGGGTGGTCGGGGCGGCCGATGGTGCCGCCGCCGTACCCGAGCCGACCGACGGGGCCGACGCGTCGAACGACTTCGCCGAGCGGCTGCTGCGCCGCTTCCTGAGGTTGTGCGAGAGCCCGCGGACCAGGTCCACGGTGCTCCGGTTGGTCAGGGGGTCGGTCTCGGGCCAGGACGCGGGCGGCGGCGCGGGCGGTCGCTTCTACACGATGCTGAACCGCACGGTGCTCAGCCCGGTCGCGCGGGTCTCGGGCCTACAGACCTCGGCGACGCGCATGGAGCTGGTTGCCTCCCAACTGATCGGGCTGGCGATGATGCGCTACGTCCTCGAGGTCGAGCCGGTGTCCTCGCTGCCCCTGGACGACGTGGTCGCGATGATGGCGCCTGCGATCCGGGCCACGCTGGCGAGTCCGGAGATCCGGCCTGTGGATTGA
- a CDS encoding flavin reductase family protein, producing MTEVPEGMDPDAAAHWPSQALIESWLGDFDFELRPGEDTPVPSDDPEAVAAARRFRDVLGRFATGVTVVTSMSDGEPVGMTCQSFSSVSLTPPLVLFCPAKTSRAWPRIQRSGKFCVNLLAHDQAQVSNLMAAKGVDKFASVSWTPSSATGSPLLEGTLGYVDCTIQTVHEAGDHFIVVGQVQDLATTEAPHPLLFFRGSYSRPQDGPAE from the coding sequence ATGACCGAGGTGCCCGAGGGGATGGATCCGGACGCGGCCGCGCACTGGCCTAGCCAGGCCCTGATCGAGTCCTGGCTGGGCGACTTCGACTTCGAACTGCGCCCTGGGGAGGACACCCCGGTCCCGTCCGACGACCCCGAGGCCGTCGCCGCGGCCCGCCGGTTCCGCGACGTGCTCGGTCGGTTCGCCACCGGCGTCACGGTGGTCACGTCGATGAGCGACGGAGAACCGGTCGGGATGACCTGCCAGTCGTTCTCCAGCGTGTCCCTCACCCCTCCGTTGGTGCTGTTCTGCCCGGCCAAGACGTCCAGGGCCTGGCCCCGGATCCAGCGGTCCGGGAAGTTCTGTGTGAACCTGCTCGCGCACGACCAGGCGCAGGTCTCGAACCTGATGGCCGCCAAGGGCGTCGACAAGTTCGCCTCGGTGAGCTGGACCCCGTCCTCGGCGACCGGCTCGCCGCTGCTGGAAGGCACGCTCGGGTACGTCGACTGCACCATCCAGACCGTGCACGAGGCGGGCGATCACTTCATCGTCGTCGGCCAGGTGCAGGACCTCGCCACCACCGAGGCACCGCACCCCCTGCTGTTCTTCCGGGGCAGCTACTCGCGCCCGCAGGACGGTCCGGCCGAGTAG
- the hsaC gene encoding iron-dependent extradiol dioxygenase HsaC codes for MTIDVKSMGYIRVASTDLDQWRTFAEKVLGLAAARGPDPEHLYYRIDQVSARLVVVRADVDQLAATGWELADHRALQDAREHLQKAGVAFDEGTAAELADRRVQELVRFSDPWDNVFELFHGISYESRPLVTPYGARFVTGEQGMGHIVLPVTDDVEALRFYTEVLGFRLRDSMSMPGEFVGKEPGSKVWLRFLGVNPRHHSLAFLPMANPSRCVHVMLEVEKLDDVGRALERVRRHKAPLSATLGRHMNDEMVSFYVRSPGGFDVEFGCEGLTVDDARWVARESTAVSYWGHNFGAGG; via the coding sequence ATGACGATCGACGTGAAGTCCATGGGCTACATCCGGGTCGCGAGCACCGACCTGGACCAATGGCGGACGTTCGCCGAGAAGGTGCTCGGCCTGGCAGCGGCGCGCGGGCCGGACCCCGAGCACCTCTACTACCGGATCGACCAGGTCTCGGCACGACTCGTGGTGGTCCGGGCGGACGTCGACCAGCTCGCCGCCACGGGGTGGGAGCTGGCCGACCACCGGGCGCTGCAGGACGCCCGGGAGCACCTGCAGAAGGCGGGGGTCGCGTTCGATGAGGGCACCGCTGCCGAGCTCGCGGACCGCCGGGTCCAGGAGCTGGTGAGGTTCAGCGACCCGTGGGACAACGTGTTCGAGCTCTTCCACGGGATCAGCTACGAGTCCCGGCCGCTGGTCACGCCGTACGGCGCCCGCTTCGTCACCGGCGAGCAGGGGATGGGCCACATCGTGCTGCCGGTCACCGATGACGTGGAGGCGCTGCGCTTCTACACCGAGGTGCTCGGCTTCCGGCTGCGCGACTCGATGAGCATGCCGGGCGAGTTCGTCGGCAAGGAGCCGGGCTCGAAAGTCTGGTTGCGCTTCCTCGGGGTCAACCCACGGCACCACAGCCTGGCCTTCCTCCCGATGGCCAACCCGAGCAGATGCGTGCACGTCATGCTCGAGGTGGAGAAGCTCGACGACGTCGGCCGGGCGCTGGAGCGGGTGCGGAGGCACAAGGCCCCGCTGTCGGCCACCCTCGGCCGGCATATGAACGACGAGATGGTGTCGTTCTACGTCAGGTCGCCCGGCGGCTTCGATGTCGAGTTCGGCTGTGAGGGGCTCACCGTGGACGACGCCCGGTGGGTGGCACGGGAGTCGACCGCCGTCTCCTACTGGGGGCACAACTTCGGTGCCGGAGGCTGA
- the hsaD gene encoding 4,5:9,10-diseco-3-hydroxy-5,9,17-trioxoandrosta-1(10),2-diene-4-oate hydrolase, producing MRKEDVQRAATVKTEHGEITLAYYEAGTGSGAGLPLVMLHGGGPGASSWSNFGPALPGFAERMHTVMVDQPGFGGSDKPAVQGNYYRFSAEYVVALLDQVGLERVHLLGNSLGGGTAMRLALTHPDRVGRLVLMGPGGLSLNLFHADPTEGVQRLMDFGADPTREKLRAFISTMVVNKDLVTDELVEERFADATAPGAQEAMRSMGMSFWNPATAEDGMLWREAHRLRKHTLLTWGREDRVNPLDGAMVALKLIPRAQLHVFGNCGHWAQIEAADEFLEVCTAFLGRHVERGNEVGSRS from the coding sequence ATGCGCAAGGAGGATGTCCAGCGCGCCGCGACGGTCAAGACCGAGCACGGAGAGATCACGCTCGCCTACTACGAGGCCGGGACAGGCTCGGGTGCCGGGCTGCCGCTGGTGATGCTGCACGGCGGAGGGCCGGGCGCCTCGTCCTGGTCGAACTTCGGGCCCGCGCTTCCCGGGTTCGCCGAGCGGATGCACACCGTGATGGTCGACCAGCCCGGGTTCGGAGGCTCCGACAAGCCGGCCGTGCAGGGCAACTACTACCGCTTCTCGGCCGAGTACGTCGTCGCCCTGCTCGACCAGGTCGGCCTCGAGAGGGTGCACCTGCTGGGCAACAGCCTGGGAGGCGGTACGGCGATGCGGCTGGCGCTGACCCATCCCGATCGGGTCGGGCGCCTGGTCCTGATGGGCCCCGGGGGTCTGTCGCTGAACCTCTTCCACGCCGACCCGACCGAGGGCGTCCAGCGGTTGATGGACTTCGGCGCGGACCCGACCAGGGAGAAGCTGCGCGCCTTCATCTCCACGATGGTGGTCAACAAGGACCTTGTCACCGATGAGCTCGTCGAGGAGCGGTTCGCCGACGCCACCGCCCCCGGCGCGCAGGAGGCGATGCGGTCGATGGGGATGAGCTTCTGGAACCCCGCCACTGCCGAGGACGGCATGCTCTGGCGCGAGGCGCACCGGCTGCGCAAGCACACCCTGCTCACCTGGGGGCGTGAGGACCGGGTCAACCCCCTCGATGGCGCGATGGTCGCGTTGAAGCTGATCCCCAGGGCCCAGCTGCACGTCTTCGGCAACTGTGGCCACTGGGCGCAGATCGAGGCAGCCGACGAGTTCCTCGAGGTCTGCACGGCGTTCCTGGGCCGGCATGTGGAGCGCGGCAACGAGGTCGGGAGCAGATCATGA
- the hsaA gene encoding 3-hydroxy-9,10-secoandrosta-1,3,5(10)-triene-9,17-dione monooxygenase oxygenase subunit: protein MTQEVLDGVRDLLPMFRDRADEAENLRQVPESSVKALEETGFFRMLQPQRYGGLEADPVDFFTAVREIASADGSTGWISSVLGVHPWQVALFDDEAQQAVWGTDPTTRLSSSYAPTGKAVVADGGYRLSGKWSFSSGSAHATWVLLGGLVFNGEGSVVDFKTFLVPRAQYEIVDVWNVVGLRGTGSNDIVVSDTFVPDAFTLSMSDTGRCFGPGQAVNDSELYRLPFHSLFTSTITSPIIGMATGAYREHVEMQQKRVRAAYLGEKASSDPFAAVRIARAGSEIDAAWALLMNNLREEQALVAKGEQIPLSLRLRVRRDQVIGTQRAIDAIDELFEASGGRALAEGTYLQRAWRDAHAGRVHAANDPERALKMYGDLEFGHKIEPGMY from the coding sequence ATGACCCAGGAAGTCCTCGACGGTGTGCGGGACCTGTTGCCCATGTTCCGGGACCGTGCGGACGAGGCCGAGAACCTGCGTCAGGTTCCCGAGTCGTCGGTCAAGGCACTGGAGGAGACCGGCTTCTTCCGGATGCTGCAGCCGCAGCGGTACGGCGGGCTCGAGGCCGACCCCGTCGACTTCTTCACCGCGGTCCGCGAGATCGCCTCGGCGGACGGCTCCACCGGGTGGATCTCCAGCGTCCTCGGCGTGCACCCGTGGCAGGTGGCGCTCTTCGACGACGAGGCCCAACAGGCGGTCTGGGGAACGGACCCGACCACCCGGCTGAGCTCGTCGTACGCGCCCACCGGCAAGGCCGTGGTCGCCGACGGTGGCTACCGGCTGTCCGGCAAGTGGTCGTTCTCCTCGGGCTCGGCCCACGCGACCTGGGTGCTCCTGGGCGGGCTGGTGTTCAACGGCGAGGGCAGCGTCGTGGACTTCAAGACCTTCCTGGTGCCGCGCGCGCAGTACGAGATCGTCGACGTCTGGAACGTCGTGGGTCTGCGCGGGACCGGCTCGAACGACATCGTCGTGAGCGACACCTTCGTCCCCGACGCGTTCACGCTGTCGATGAGCGACACCGGGCGCTGCTTCGGCCCGGGCCAGGCCGTCAACGATTCTGAGCTCTATCGACTGCCGTTCCACAGCCTGTTCACGAGCACGATCACCAGCCCGATCATCGGGATGGCGACCGGCGCCTACCGCGAGCACGTGGAGATGCAGCAGAAGCGGGTCCGTGCGGCGTACCTCGGCGAGAAGGCGTCGTCGGACCCCTTCGCCGCGGTCCGGATCGCGCGGGCCGGCTCGGAGATCGACGCAGCCTGGGCACTGCTGATGAACAACCTGAGGGAGGAGCAGGCCCTGGTCGCCAAGGGGGAGCAGATCCCGCTCTCGCTGAGGCTGCGGGTGCGCCGGGACCAGGTCATCGGCACCCAGCGCGCGATCGATGCGATCGATGAGCTGTTCGAGGCCTCGGGCGGTCGGGCGCTGGCCGAGGGCACCTATCTCCAGCGCGCCTGGCGCGACGCCCACGCCGGTCGGGTGCATGCCGCCAACGACCCCGAGCGCGCGCTGAAGATGTACGGCGACCTCGAGTTCGGGCACAAGATCGAGCCGGGTATGTACTGA